TCTCGTCCAGCATGCCGGCCGCGGTGTGCAGGATGCTCTGCCGCCGCACTGCGCGCTGCTCGTCGCTCCGTGCGCGATGGAAGGTTGCCACCCCAAGAGGATAGTCGACCGCCGGTCCATTGACTGTGGACCGGCGGTACATTAAGTTCAATGTACCGCCGGTCCACTATTGGCGGGTGAGCGGGTGGAGCGGGTCATGCCATCGCCGACCGAGGGAAGGGACGCGCCATGAAGGCCACGGAGGCTGTCGACCGGGTCGACCCGGACCGGTGGCGGGCCACGCCGCCGACAGAGCGGCTGAGGCTGCTCCGCCTGGTCCAGGCCAACATCGACCGGCACTTCGACGAGCTGGTGGCGGCGGACTGCCATGCGAAGGGCATCGACCCCGCGAACCCGGCCGACGCCCACCAGGTCGGCACGAGCGTGCAGCGCGTCCTGGTGCCGTTGCCCGTGAACGTCGCGGCCGCCATCGACCTGTACGAGGGCCTGGTCCGCGGCCGCCCGCTCCAGCCGCTCGCGGTCACCCCTGCCGGGGACGGCCGCTTCGACGTGCGGGTCTCCCCGCGCGGGAAGGACCGCCTGCTCAACGGCGACCGGACCGACGTGCTGCGCGTCGTCGGCGAGCCTCGCAGGGTGGACCCCTACGCGAAGCCCGGCGGCATCGTGGCCGTGCTCGGGGCGGGGAACGTCGCGTCGTCGTTCGAGATGATCCGGGCCCTCTTCGTCGACGGCTACGTGGTCGTCCACAAGCCGCACCCCCTCAACGAGGACGCAGACCGGGTGTGGGAGAAGGTCCTGCAACCGCTCGTCGACGTCCAAGCCGTCGCCTTCTGCCCTGCCGACGAAGGGCCCGCCCTGACCCGCGACCCCCGCCTCTCGAAGATCTACTTCACCGGCGGGACCGGCTCCGCCAGGGCGATCACGGCGACCACCGACACCGAGCTGGTCTCCGAGTGCGGCGGCAACAACCCGTGCATCGTCGTTCCCGGCGACCGCCCGTGGACCGAGCGGGAGATCCGCCATCAGGCGCTCCAGATCGCCACCATCGTCACGATCAGCGGCGGCTCGATCTGCGGCCGGACGCAGACCCTGGTGACGAGTCGGCACTGGCCGCAGCGGCGGCAGCTCCTGGATGCGATCACCGTCGCCCTGCGGGACCTCACGCCCGGCTCCAGCACCAGCTACCCCGGGGTCGACAAGACCTTCACGGCCTTCCGCGACGCCTATCCGGGCGGGCGGATCGTCCAGCCCGTGGACGGCCGCCCCGCTTCGCAGGTCATGGTGATCGAGGACGTCGGCACCGAGGGCTTCGCCCTCGACCACGAGGCGTTCTGCCAGGTCATGAGCGAGGTGGCGCTCGATGTCGCGCCCGACGCCGGGACGTTCCTTCCCGCAGCGGCGGAGTTCGCCAACGAGAAGCTCCTCGGCACCCTGGCCGCGACGATCCTCATCGACGAGGACACCAGGAAGGCCCACGCGGCCACCGTGGATCGCGCGGTCACAGAACTCCGCTACGGCGCCATCGGCGTCAACACGATGCCGCCGGCGGTGTGGACGAACCCCTATCTCATCTGGGGTGGGAACGAGGAGGGCCGCGAGTTCTTCTCCGGTCGCGGCAACTTCGGCAACCTCCTGGGGTACGAGAACGCCGAGAAGTCGATCGTGGTCAGCGGCTTCACCTCGCCGGGCCACTTGATCATGACGAGCAAGCGGGGCTGGCTCGACCTGTCGGCGCGCTTCGCCCGGTACGCCGTCCGCCCCACGTGGCCGCGGCTGTTCGCCCTCGCCTTCGCCGCGACGCGCGCGGGTTTCCGTCGCGCCGGTTCCTGACACCCCTTCTGTCGCCGTCCGCCAGGACAGACAAGGACATCCCATGAGTGACAAGATCGCCCTGGTCACCGGAGCCTCCTCGGGCATCGGCGAGAGCACCGCCCGCCGCCTCCACGACGCCGCCTTCGTCGTCTACGGCGCCGCCCGCCGCGTCGACCGGATGGCCGCGCTGGCCGCCGCAGGCGTGCGCACGGTCGCCCTCGACGTCACCGACGAGTCCTCGGCCGAGAAGGCCGTCGCGGACGTCCTCGCGGCGCACGGCCGTATCGACGTCCTGGTCAACAACGCCGGATACGGCTCGTACGGCGCGCTCGAAGACGTCGGAAGATGCGCTACCCGACAGGCACCCGGTGGCGCTACGACCGGGTGAGTCGTTTCCCGGCCTGAGATTCGTGGCGGGATCAGGTGAGGACGGCTGAGGGGCACGGTCACTGCTCGCGCAGGCCCCACGGGGAGCCGTACTCCGTCAGCAGGTCGAGGAAGGGGCGGGCCGGGAACGCCTCGGGGCCCAGGACGCCCGTGCCGGTCCACGCGCCGGTGGCGAGAAGTTCGAGGGCGACCACCGGGTTGACGGCCGTCTGCCAGACCACGGCCTGGCTGCCGTACTCGGTCATGGACCACTGGTTGTCGACCACGTGGTACAGGTACACCTCGCGCGGCGCACCGTCCTTCACGCCCCGCACCCAGGTGCCCGCGCACGTCTTGCCGTGCATCAGCTCGCCCAGCGTCGCCGGGTCGGGCAGACAGGCGGCGACGACGTCCCGCGGCGAGACGGCGACCGGCCCCTGCGCGCTCGCCACGGTCACCGGCGCGGTGCGGTCCAGCTCCAGCCGGTGCAGCGTCTTCAGCGTCTCGACGAACTCCCGGCCCAGGCCGTACTTGAAGGTGACCCGGCGCGCGTCCACCCAGCGCGGCACGAGCAGCACCTCCTCGTGCTCCACGTTCACGCACTCCACGGGACCGATGCCCTCGGGGAAGTCGAACACCTCCGGCTCGCTGAACGGCTCGGTGGTGAACCAGCCGCGGTCCGCCTCGTAGACCACCGGAGGGTTCAGGCACTCCTCGATCGTGGTCCAGATGCTGAAGGAGGGCGCGAAGTCATGGCCCTCGACGGTGAGGTTCGCGCCGTCGCGGACGCCGATCTCCTCGATCTCGTCGAACAGCTCGTCGGCGGCGTACCGCGCGAAGACGTCCGACAGACCGGGCTCCACGCCCATGCCGACCAGGGCCAGCGCACCCGCCCGCCGCCAGTCGTCCGCCTCGGCGAACTGCGCGTCGCCGAGCTTGACCCCGCACTCCTCGTACGGCTTCTCCGGGTGCGGCCGGGACAGCGACATCGCCATGTCGACGTAGCGGGCCCCGGCCGCGCGCGCCGCCCCGAACAGGGGCATCACGAAGCGCGGATCGGTGGCGTTGAGCAGCACGTCACAGCGGTGCCGGGCGAGCAGGTCGGCCACCGCCGACCGGTCGCCCGCGTCGACGCGCTCGGCGAGGAACCGCTCGTCGCCGTCGAGCGCGGCGACGGCGGCAGCGGCGCGGGCGGGGTCGTAGTCGGCCACCACCATCGCCTCGAAGAACGGACGCCGGGCGGCGATCCGGGTGATGGCGGTGCCGACGCCGCCGGCGCCCACGAGCAGAACACGCATGACGAGAACTCCCTCGGTCGAAAGGGTGCGAAACAGGGGGCCCTGCCGGAGATACAACGCCTCCGGCGCGCGTAAGGTCAATGGCGTTGGCATAAGGAGCCAGGGGGAGGCGAGGGCTGCGGGAGGGGGAGGTGGGGGGAGGTGGAGGTGGGGGAGCGGAGAGGGGGCAGGGAGGATCAAGGATGCCGAAAGACGTCGTACCGGAAGAGAAGCGGCGCAGGCGGCGGCCCACCCGGAGCGGCACCGTGCTGTCCGAGGGGCTGATCGTCGAGACCGCGCTGCGGATGCTGCGCGAGCACGGCAGCACCGGACTCACCGCCCGCCGGCTCGGACTCGCCCTCGACTGCGACCCCAGCACGCTCTACCGGTACTTCCGGGGCATGGACGAGCTGACCCTCGCCATCGGCGACGCCCTGATCGGGGAGGCCCTGCGCGGCTGGGCGCCGACGGGGGAATGGCGGGCGGACCTGCACGCGATCGGGCTGCGCATCCACACCGCCTACGTCGCCCACCCGCAGGCCGCCCAGCTCACCGCGAGCCGCGTCACCGGCCGGGCCAACGAACTGGCCGCCGACGAGGCCGTCCTGGACGTGCTGCGCACCGCCGGGTTCCCGTTGCCGGACACCGTGCGGATCTACCACGCGTTCATCGACCAGACCCTGGCCTTCGCCGCCCTGGACTCGGCGGCGCTGGCGCTCCCGCGCGCCTCGCAGCGCGCCGACGACGCCATGTGGCGCTCGACCTACGCCCGGCTGCCCGCCGCCACCCACCCCCGGATCGCCGAGGCGGCCCCCCTGCTGTCCACCCGCATGGTCACCAGCGCCTATCCGACGGCCCTGGAGATGCTGCTGGACAGCGCGGAGGCGACGCTGGCGCGGCTCGGTTCCTGAGCCTCGACAGGCTCGGTTCCTGAGGCTGGACAGGCTCGGTTCCCGAGACTGGTCCGGCTCAGTTCCTGAGAGCCGGCGCCGCGGCCTTCGTCACCGCGTCCGCCACCGCCGCCAGCGCGGGCGAGTCGAGCTTCCACTGCTGCCA
This window of the Streptomyces sp. NBC_01275 genome carries:
- a CDS encoding SDR family NAD(P)-dependent oxidoreductase; translated protein: MSDKIALVTGASSGIGESTARRLHDAAFVVYGAARRVDRMAALAAAGVRTVALDVTDESSAEKAVADVLAAHGRIDVLVNNAGYGSYGALEDVGRCATRQAPGGATTG
- a CDS encoding TetR/AcrR family transcriptional regulator, which encodes MPKDVVPEEKRRRRRPTRSGTVLSEGLIVETALRMLREHGSTGLTARRLGLALDCDPSTLYRYFRGMDELTLAIGDALIGEALRGWAPTGEWRADLHAIGLRIHTAYVAHPQAAQLTASRVTGRANELAADEAVLDVLRTAGFPLPDTVRIYHAFIDQTLAFAALDSAALALPRASQRADDAMWRSTYARLPAATHPRIAEAAPLLSTRMVTSAYPTALEMLLDSAEATLARLGS
- a CDS encoding aldehyde dehydrogenase family protein — encoded protein: MKATEAVDRVDPDRWRATPPTERLRLLRLVQANIDRHFDELVAADCHAKGIDPANPADAHQVGTSVQRVLVPLPVNVAAAIDLYEGLVRGRPLQPLAVTPAGDGRFDVRVSPRGKDRLLNGDRTDVLRVVGEPRRVDPYAKPGGIVAVLGAGNVASSFEMIRALFVDGYVVVHKPHPLNEDADRVWEKVLQPLVDVQAVAFCPADEGPALTRDPRLSKIYFTGGTGSARAITATTDTELVSECGGNNPCIVVPGDRPWTEREIRHQALQIATIVTISGGSICGRTQTLVTSRHWPQRRQLLDAITVALRDLTPGSSTSYPGVDKTFTAFRDAYPGGRIVQPVDGRPASQVMVIEDVGTEGFALDHEAFCQVMSEVALDVAPDAGTFLPAAAEFANEKLLGTLAATILIDEDTRKAHAATVDRAVTELRYGAIGVNTMPPAVWTNPYLIWGGNEEGREFFSGRGNFGNLLGYENAEKSIVVSGFTSPGHLIMTSKRGWLDLSARFARYAVRPTWPRLFALAFAATRAGFRRAGS
- a CDS encoding saccharopine dehydrogenase family protein, giving the protein MRVLLVGAGGVGTAITRIAARRPFFEAMVVADYDPARAAAAVAALDGDERFLAERVDAGDRSAVADLLARHRCDVLLNATDPRFVMPLFGAARAAGARYVDMAMSLSRPHPEKPYEECGVKLGDAQFAEADDWRRAGALALVGMGVEPGLSDVFARYAADELFDEIEEIGVRDGANLTVEGHDFAPSFSIWTTIEECLNPPVVYEADRGWFTTEPFSEPEVFDFPEGIGPVECVNVEHEEVLLVPRWVDARRVTFKYGLGREFVETLKTLHRLELDRTAPVTVASAQGPVAVSPRDVVAACLPDPATLGELMHGKTCAGTWVRGVKDGAPREVYLYHVVDNQWSMTEYGSQAVVWQTAVNPVVALELLATGAWTGTGVLGPEAFPARPFLDLLTEYGSPWGLREQ